One segment of Brassica napus cultivar Da-Ae chromosome C3, Da-Ae, whole genome shotgun sequence DNA contains the following:
- the LOC106381444 gene encoding tRNA wybutosine-synthesizing protein 2/3/4-like, translating to MEFEKRKAATLASIRSSVTDKSPKGFLDEPILHLLETINHHPSYFTTSSCSGRISILSQPKPQSTNPSTKKKARGGSWLYITHDPADPESVLHLLFPPHPPTQITDPLGQPSELVFRFEPLIIAIECKDVRSAQFLVATAISAGFRESGITCCGEGKRVIIAIRCSIRMEVPLGDTGKVMVSREYVRFLVDVANEKMVANRKRTDGFGLALLSNGFKNPDDANDVEEEDNFENLAENHESSINNGDLLPGPHQDLMPLSTISITGESVEKLHLWGHAACTIDKTDRKEVIVFGGFGGFGRHARRNESMLLDPSCGTLKLVAVNESPSPRLGHTASMVGDCMFVIGGRADPLNILNDVWMLDISKCEWSSQRCIGCEVPPRHRHAAASIGSNVYIFGGLNQDKILSSLHFLDTKNLQWKEIEQRGPWPCARHSHDMVAYESQLFMFGGYNGEKVLDDLYSFDVQSCSWKLEMVSGKWPQARFSHSMFVYKHVIGIIGGCPVSQNCHDLVLLDLKHRLWRSVRLDFMNRELLVRSTASVIGDDLIVIGGGAACYAFGTKFSEPVKINLLQSLTMSENDVKASIEVKTEASLSQPCVIQLERKYAKLGKDILKNFGWLDLERKVYSHEKGLYICFPVTEKLSALFHEKQLLDKDLEGSEDNHLTSQLTKGLSLKEISSSVALNLLKELGARKFTNVAVEAKKVAKSPLQRMKEAVTSILKQKGLPEELLDELPQKWERLGDIVVLPVTSFKDPAWSSISEEVWSAVAISLSANRLARQGRVEANGTRDSTLEILVGDDGWVDHRENGILYSFNATKCMFSWGNLSEKLRMGNVACENEVVVDLFAGIGYFTLPFLVRAKAKLVYACEWNPHAIEALRHNVEANFVSDRCIILEGDNRINAPKGVADRVCLGLIPTSEGSWVTAIQALRPEGGILHVHGNVKDSDVSSWSEHVSKSLGDIARAEGRSWEVTVEHIEKVKWYAPRIRHLVADVRCR from the exons ATGGAATTCGAGAAGAGGAAAGCCGCGACGCTAGCTTCAATCCGCTCATCAGTAACCGACAAGTCTCCGAAAGGCTTCCTCGACGAGCCCATCCTCCATCTCCTCGAAACCATCAACCACCACCCTTCCTACTTCACCACCAGCTCCTGCTCCGGTCGAATCTCAATCCTCTCCCAACCCAAACCGCAATCAACAAACCCTTCAACCAAGAAGAAAGCTCGCGGAGGCTCGTGGCTCTACATCACGCACGATCCGGCAGATCCGGAGTCAGTACTCCACCTCCTCTTCCCTCCACATCCACCAACTCAGATTACTGATCCGCTCGGTCAGCCCAGCGAGTTGGTCTTCCGATTCGAGCCGTTGATCATCGCGATAGAGTGCAAGGACGTGAGGTCTGCTCAGTTTCTCGTGGCGACGGCTATCTCCGCGGGGTTTAGAGAGTCGGGGATCACGTGTTGCGGCGAGGGTAAAAGGGTAATTATAGCTATACGGTGTTCGATTCGGATGGAGGTGCCTTTGGGTGATACGGGGAAGGTTATGGTTTCGCGGGAGTATGTGAggtttcttgttgatgttgctAATGAGAAGATGGTTGCTAATAGGAAGAGGACTGATGGGTTTGGTTTAGCTTTGTTAAGTAACGGTTTCAAGAATCCAGATGATGCTAATGATGTGGAGGAGGAGGATAATTTCGAGAATCTAGCTGAGAATCATGAGTCGAGTATCAACAATGGTGACTTGCTTCCTG GGCCTCATCAAGATCTTATGCCGCTCTCAACAATATCCATCACCGGGGAATCTGTTGAGAAGCTTCACCTTTGGGGACATGCAGCTTGTACGATAGATAAAACAGACCGAAAAGAAGTTATTGTGTTTGGTGGCTTTGGCGGTTTTGGTAGACATGCTCGACGAAACGAGTCTATGTTGCTTGACCCTTCATGCGGCACCTTAAAGTTGGTCGCAGTCAATGAATCTCCTTCACCACGACTTGGACATACTGCTTCAATGGTGGGCGATTGCATGTTTGTGATTGGAGGAAGAGCTGATCCCTTAAATATTCTGAAtgatgtgtggatgcttgatatATCAAAGTGTGAATGGAGCTCACAGAGATGCATTGGATGTGAAGTTCCTCCGAGGCATCGTCATGCAGCAGCCAGTATTGGCTCAAATGTTTATATATTCGGTGGGCTTAACCAGGATAAGATATTATCCTCGTTGCACTTTTTGGATACAAAGAACCTTCAGTGGAAAGAAATTGAACAGAGAGGTCCATGGCCCTGTGCGCGCCATTCTCATGATATGGTTGCATATGAGTCTCAGTTATTCATGTTCGGAGGATACAACGGTGAAAAGGTACTAGATGATCTATATAGTTTTGACGTCCAAAGCTGTTCTTGGAAACTTGAAATGGTTTCAGGAAAATGGCCTCAGGCCAGGTTCTCACACTCGATGTTTGTGTATAAACATGTTATTGGCATAATTGGAGGCTGCCCTGTTTCACAAAACTGTCATGATTTGGTTCTGCTTGATCTAAAGCACCGTTTGTGGAGGAGTGTGAGACTGGACTTTATGAACAGAGAGTTGTTAGTTCGAAGTACAGCTAGTGTAATTGGGGATGATCTTATCGTTATTGGTGGTGGAGCTGCTTGCTATGCTTTTGGGACAAAGTTTAGCGAACCAGTGAAAATCAACTTGCTTCAATCATTGACTATGAGTGAAAATGATGTTAAGGCTTCTATAGAAGTGAAGACTGAAGCTTCTCTGTCTCAACCCTGTGTCATACAGTTAGAAAGAAAGTATGCAAAGTTGGGCAAAGACATACTTAAAAACTTTGGATGGTTAGACCTTGAGAGGAAAGTTTATTCACACGAGAAAGGTCTTTATATCTGCTTCCCTGTTACCGAAAAGTTGTCTGCTCTCTTTCATGAAAAGCAGCTTTTGGACAAGGATTTAGAAGGGTCAGAAGATAATCACCTTACCAGCCAACTCACAAAGGGTCTATCACTGAAGGAAATATCCAGCTCCGTGGCTTTGAATCTGTTAAAGGAACTTGGTGCTAGAAAATTCACTAATGTAGCTGTTGAAGCCAAAAAAGTAGCAAAGTCCCCTTTACAAAGAATGAAAGAAGCTGTTACGTCTATACTTAAACAGAAAGGTCTACCTGAGGAGCTTTTGGATGAGCTTCCACAGAA ATGGGAACGGCTTGGAGATATTGTTGTACTTCCTGTAACATCTTTTAAAGATCCAGCTTGGAGCTCTATAAGTGAGGAAGTTTGGTCTGCTGTTGCTATATCCCTTAGTGCCAACCGTCTTGCACGCCAA GGACGTGTGGAAGCCAACGGTACAAGGGATAGTACATTGGAGATTCTTGTGGGAGACGATGGATGGGTTGATCACCGTGAAAATGGGATCTTGTACTCTTTTAACGCTACCAAGTGCATGTTCTCATGGGGTAATCTCTCAGAAAAGCTACGTATGGGTAACGTGGCCTGCGAAAATGAGGTTGTGGTGGACCTGTTTGCTGGAATCGGATACTTTACCCTCCCATTCCTTGTGAG GGCAAAGGCAAAGCTGGTATATGCTTGTGAATGGAATCCTCATGCTATTGAAGCACTTCGTCATAACGTTGAAGCAAATTTTGTTTCTGACCGTTGTATCATTCTTGAAGGGGATAACAGGATCAATGCACCCAAA GGAGTAGCTGACAGAGTCTGTCTCGGTCTTATCCCGACCAGCGAAGGAAGCTGGGTCACAGCTATTCAGGCGTTAAG GCCAGAGGGAGGAATACTCCATGTGCATGGAAACGTCAAGGACTCGGATGTGAGCAGTTGGTCCGagcatgtatccaaatcattaGGTGATATCGCCAGAGCCGAAG GTCGTAGCTGGGAAGTTACAGTAGAACATATAGAGAAAGTGAAATGGTATGCTCCTCGGATTCGCCATCTTGTAGCCGATGTGAGATGCAGATGA
- the LOC106381443 gene encoding ATP synthase gamma chain 1, chloroplastic, producing MACTNLTTMYLSSKPSLSDSSSLSFRSVLNPLPLPNHNSSPSRSSSVSPIQSSLRELRDRIDSVKNTQKITEAMKLVAAAKVRRAQEAVVNGRPFSETLVEVLYNINEQLQTDDIDVPLTKIRPVKKVALVVVTGDRGLCGGFNNFIIKKAEARIKELQGLGLDYTVISVGKKGNSYFLRRPYIPVDKYLEAGTLPTAKEAQAVADDVFSLFISEEVDKVELLYTKFVSLVKSEPVIHTLLPLSPKGEICDINGNCVDAAEDELFRLTTKEGKLTVERETFRTPTADFSPILQFEQDPVQILDALLPLYLNSQILRALQESLASELAARMSAMSSASDNASDLKKSLSMVYNRKRQAKITGEILEIVAGANAQA from the coding sequence ATGGCTTGCACTAACCTAACAACAATGTATCTTTCATCAAAACCATCTCTCTCTGATTCCTCTTCCTTGTCCTTCCGATCTGTTCTCAACCCACTTCCTCtcccaaaccacaattcctctCCTTCAAGATCCTCCTCTGTTTCACCAATCCAATCCTCCCTTCGTGAGCTCAGAGACCGTATCGATTCCGTCAAAAACACACAGAAGATCACCGAAGCCATGAAGCTTGTCGCTGCAGCGAAAGTCAGGAGAGCTCAAGAAGCCGTCGTCAACGGCCGACCGTTCTCAGAAACCCTAGTTGAGGTTCTTTACAACATCAATGAacagcttcaaaccgatgacATCGACGTGCCCTTAACCAAGATCAGACCGGTTAAGAAAGTTGCACTCGTTGTCGTGACCGGAGATCGAGGGTTGTGCGGTGGGTTTAATAACTTCATCATCAAGAAAGCAGAGGCAAGGATCAAGGAGCTTCAAGGTCTAGGTCTTGACTACACAGTGATTAGCGTGGGGAAGAAGGGAAACTCTTACTTCCTCCGTCGTCCGTACATCCCCGTCGACAAGTACCTCGAAGCCGGGACCTTACCGACCGCGAAGGAAGCTCAAGCTGTTGCTGATGATGTCTTCTCTCTGTTTATAAGCGAGGAAGTCGACAAAGTCGAGCTCTTGTACACAAAGTTCGTGTCTCTTGTCAAGTCAGAACCCGTGATCCACACGCTACTACCTCTATCGCCTAAAGGAGAGATCTGTGACATCAATGGGAACTGTGTGGACGCTGCTGAAGACGAACTCTTCAGGCTAACGACGAAAGAAGGGAAGCTTACGGTCGAAAGAGAGACTTTTCGGACACCAACCGCTGATTTCTCGCCGATCTTGCAGTTCGAGCAAGACCCTGTTCAGATTCTTGATGCTTTGTTGCCTTTGTATCTTAACAGTCAGATTCTTAGGGCTTTACAGGAGTCATTGGCGAGTGAGCTTGCAGCTAGAATGAGTGCGATGAGTAGTGCTTCGGATAATGCATCTGATCTTAAGAAGTCGCTTTCGATGGTGTATAATAGAAAGCGTCAAGCTAAGATTACTGGAGAGATTCTTGAGATTGTTGCTGGAGCTAATGCACAGGCTTGA
- the LOC106409880 gene encoding uncharacterized protein LOC106409880, with the protein MLLACTIFLNTPKDKTHKDQSTAIMARNNPYVYTKMEKEDPQELIHRRAQFLIQKVLERADNRTRQQHQRKRSSGPLIIIRVAGIRMRIGKKLRKLRKNNSCLCKNLISRFIKSFKRFLSSSSSSRTISDLPPLFSLQV; encoded by the coding sequence ATGTTATTAGCTTGCACAATCTTTCTAAATACTCCAAAGGACAAAACTCACAAGGATCAATCAACGGCAATAATGGCGAGGAATAATCCATACGTATACACAAAGATGGAGAAAGAAGATCCCCAAGAGCTAATTCACAGAAGAGCTCAATTTCTAATTCAGAAGGTTCTAGAACGGGCAGACAACAGGACAAGACAGCAGCACCAGAGGAAGAGATCATCTGGACCGTTGATTATAATCAGAGTAGCTGGAATAAGAATGAGAATCGGTAAGAAGCTAAGGAAGCTGAGGAAGAATAATAGTTGCCTTTGCAAAAATCTTATCTCTCGTTTCATCAAATCGTTTAAACGATTCTTGTCGTCCTCGTCTTCTTCACGAACTATCTCTGATCTTCCTCCTCTATTCTCTCTTCAAGTTTGA
- the LOC106407859 gene encoding uncharacterized protein LOC106407859 yields MPLFGRAKVSLQVYIVDCPKEPIIEILQFEKHQDMDQLSDHEHKDPYGNLLKWLIPLDNTISQQPCSLPPPISSTPDISSSAHKPLLSSGSGSQLFSFVHFRSYSMFALPAPNTAPVTGPVKTESSKPSFDLEDWNCYSGQTLWNGHKSGTEELLSFRGVPLERDKFSVRCGLEGICIPGKKMEEETFDISSFTADCNTDKHLI; encoded by the coding sequence ATGCCTTTATTTGGAAGGGCGAAGGTCTCTTTACAAGTTTATATCGTTGACTGTCCCAAAGAACCAATCATTGAGATACTGCAGTTTGAGAAGCATCAAGACATGGACCAACTTTCTGATCATGAACACAAGGATCCATATGGGAACCTTTTGAAATGGTTGATACCGTTGGATAACACTATTTCTCAGCAACCCTGTTCTTTACCACCTCCTATAAGCTCTACCCCAGATATCAGCAGCAGTGCACACAAGCCATTACTCTCTTCTGGCTCAGGATCTCAGCTCTTCTCATTCGTCCATTTTAGAAGCTACTCCATGTTCGCTCTGCCGGCGCCGAACACTGCACCAGTTACTGGACCCGTAAAAACTGAAAGCTCCAAACCATCATTTGACCTTGAAGACTGGAACTGTTACTCAGGTCAAACATTATGGAACGGTCACAAGTCTGGGACTGAAGAGCTCTTATCTTTCCGGGGTGTCCCTTTGGAGCGGGATAAATTCTCTGTTCGTTGTGGACTTGAAGGCATATGCATTCCTGGTAAGAAGATGGAGGAAGAAACTTTTGATATCAGTTCTTTTACTGCTGATTGTAATACAGataaacatttaatataa